One window of the Pyrus communis chromosome 17, drPyrComm1.1, whole genome shotgun sequence genome contains the following:
- the LOC137723587 gene encoding BEL1-like homeodomain protein 9 — MAEGFEPYHVPQQSRRDKLRVLAGQTHPGCLQPGSPSPPPPHLHHALLPLSYDPTTTFISSSSGLLTCADPAVKGEGSHHHVIDHLMGFASNSTSSSTFRHNNHHHPYMDPQFPLTPTAAVQDLHPLKTISVHGSTINPPSLHGSTINPFLYPPQNLHPLRDFDHQQPPYDNQVVVFKPEPLSLSLSSSQPTNHHSQHTQQTQNNTNNNNLQRFSSPGINYDSLNSGVSVAFVPFGPFTGYASILKGSRFLKPSQHLLEEFCDVGSREIYSAKVLTLEDSSFFDPPIESFGDDDSQMAGGDGGESRRQNSRLISMLDEVYRRYKQYYQQMQAVARSFEYVAGLGNAAPYANLAIKAMARHFKCLKNAITEQLHFRSRNATHLRHEKDGIPMLHTRSAYGQRSLHNSEFVEHQPVWRPQRGLPERAVTVLRAWLFEHFLHPYPTDSDKLTLAKQTGLSRSQVSNWFINARVRLWKPMVEEIHMLETRQAQKDSQRVDLSSNRSSDDHLPSSNSIGSENPSTSTHRVQDTASKRTRRELHDHITMEATEQNVSYNNFPSHMHVGHVGMNMAGASSSGVSLTLGLHQNNGNGFSDPFPINAAQRFGLGLDGSSENYAMGGFEAQNRHFGRDVMGGQFLHDFVG; from the exons ATGGCTGAGGGTTTCGAACCCTACCATGTGCCTCAACAGAGCAGAAGGGACAAGCTCAGGGTCCTGGCGGGTCAAACCCACCCGGGTTGCCTCCAACCCGGATCACCATCTCCTCCACCTCCACATCTCCACCATGCTTTGCTCCCTCTTTCATACGATCCGACCACCACCTTCATCTCCTCTTCCTCAGGTTTGCTCACGTGCGCCGACCCCGCCGTGAAAGGAGAGGGTAGTCATCATCACGTGATCGACCACTTGATGGGTTTTGCTTCCAATTCCACCTCCTCTTCTACTTTTCGCCACAACAACCACCACCATCCCTACATGGATCCACAATTCCCTCTCACTCCCACCGCCGCCGTTCAAGACCTCCACCCCCTCAAAACCATTTCTGTACATGGATCCACAATCAACCCACCATCCCTACATGGATCCACAATCAACCCATTTCTGTACCCCCCTCAAAACCTCCACCCCCTCAGAGATTTCGACCACCAGCAACCTCCCTACGACAATCAAGTAGTCGTCTTCAAACCAGAGCCTCTCTCTTTGTCCCTCTCGTCTTCCCAACCCACCAACCACCACTCCCAGCACACCCAGCAAACCCAGaacaacacaaacaacaacaatcTCCAGAGATTTTCTTCGCCTGGGATTAATTATGATTCACTAAATTCTGGCGTTAGTGTTGCTTTTGTCCCTTTTGGACCTTTCACGGGTTACGCTTCGATTCTGAAGGGATCTAGGTTTTTAAAGCCGTCGCAGCATTTGCTGGAGGAGTTTTGCGATGTGGGCAGTCGTGAAATTTACAGCGCGAAAGTCTTGACGCTGGAGGATTCCTCCTTTTTTGACCCTCCTATTGAGAGCTTTGGTGACGACGACTCACAGATGGCTGGGGGAGACGGCGGTGAGAGTAGAAGGCAAAATTCCAGACTAATTTCCATGCTCGACGAG GTTTATAGGAGGTACAAGCAATACTATCAACAGATGCAGGCAGTGGCAAGGTCATTTGAGTATGTTGCTGGGCTTGGAAATGCAGCTCCTTATGCAAACTTAGCAATAAAAGCCATGGCTAGACATTTTAAGTGTTTGAAGAATGCTATCACCGAGCAGCTTCACTTTAGAAGTCGGAATGCTACTCATTTAAGACATGAAAAAGATGGAATTCCAATGCTTCATACCAGAAGTGCATATGGCCAGAGGTCCCTTCATAACTCTGAGTTTGTGGAGCACCAGCCTGTGTGGAGACCACAAAGGGGTCTTCCTGAGCGTGCCGTTACTGTTCTTAGGGCCTGGTTGTTTGAACACTTCCTGCATCC TTATCCTACCGACTCGGATAAATTAACGTTGGCTAAACAAACTGGTCTATCACGAAGCCAG GTTTCAAATTGGTTTATTAATGCAAGAGTAAGGCTATGGAAACCAATGGTGGAAGAAATACACATGCTAGAAACACGGCAAGCCCAAAAAGATTCGCAAAGGGTGGATTTAAGTTCCAATAGGTCAAGTGATGATCATTTACCTTCGTCAAACTCAATTGGATCCGAGAATCCTTCCACATCCACCCATAGGGTTCAAGACACCGCATCTAAGCGCACCAGAAGAGAACTTCATGATCATATCACTATGGAGGCTACTGAACAAAACGTATCTTACAATAATTTTCCAAGCCATATGCATGTAGGTCATGTTGGTATGAACATGGCAGGGGCGAGTAGTAGTGGTGTGTCTCTAACCCTGGGACTTCACCAAAATAATGGTAATGGTTTTTCAGATCCCTTTCCTATCAATGCAGCTCAACGTTTTGGCCTCGGTCTTGACGGCAGCAGTGAGAACTATGCAATGGGTGGTTTCGAAGCACAAAATCGGCATTTTGGAAGGGATGTCATGGGAGGGCAATTTTTGCACGATTTTGTTGGATAA